The window gctgagcacacagcccatgggaTGGGCTCTGGAAGcactgagagggagcagagctgggcacagagcagcagctcctggcagggacagctccaggcagcagagccatgggcagggagtggggggaaagtgcagcccaggcctggggagggtgccttcaggcagctctcttggtgtctggcactggaggtggctgctggccGTGCTCTGCTGGGCAAGGAGCTGACTGTCTCTCTAGAACATCTCCTCTGCAGTTCCCTGcctgtctgctctgcctgtcctgctggGCTTGCGACCTGCCCCCAGACAGGCACAGCTCTCCCGCAGGGTCCTCGCGAGTGTGGAGCCTTCCCTTGGGGGTCAGCACTCTGCGCTCAGAGtcatttgcttctgctgccaaGGGCTGTGCCCTGCTCTGTGTATCACAGCTGCACCTTGGGCTGGGAGAGAGAATTTCTGCCCTTTGAAACAGCAGGGCTCCCTGGCTGGCACCAGAGTCCAGTCGTTCTTGATCTCATTCTTTGTCgtttctctattttttatttcagagttatCTGTGTGTGGAGTAGTACTTGGAGCATCAGAGGGGCAAGTGCAGGGCAGCTGGGAACAAGACTGGACTCTGCAGCTCTCCAGACTATGCACTAATCCACGGGCTGCTGAGCCCTTTCTGTCCTGTCCTAATACTGACagcatttttaacacaaaaattaGGATTTCTACACCTAAAAATAGCACTTGTCAGATGAGAAACTTCTGAGAAAATCCTGATAAAATCACACTaaacctctgctctgcagccgCAATCTTCGTAGTTCTGAGTGCAGACACTGAACCTCTGTTACATCTGACATCTGTCATGGACATTGGAGCTTTCCCAGAGCAGCTTCGTGAACCCCCTGCAGCGGTGCAGAGCTGAGTCCTTGGGAGCCACAGTGCTTTTCCAGCACActcagccaccagcaccagaaacaggaaaatgcatttgaacTTGGGGGGGGGCGTGGTGGAAATCTCATGAGAAATTGGTTTTATCCTGAGAAGTCTCCCCTAACCTGTCACTGCCTTTTTCTCATATGACAGTACCCTgtgcccagaggcagcagatgtccaacggcagctccatcacccagttcctcctcctgccattcgcAGACatgtgggagctgcagctctgccacttctggctcttcctgggcatctccctggctgcgctCCTGGGCAACGGCCtcatcatcaccagcacagcctgcgaccagcacctccacacccccatgtacttcttcctgctcaacctctccctcctggacctgggctccatctccaccactgtccccaaatccatggccaaTTCCCTCTGGGACACCAGGGCCATCTCCTACTCAAGTTGTGCTGCCcaggcctttttctttctcttttttatcaTAGCTGAGTTTTATCTCCTCACTGTCATGTCCTACAACCGCTAtgtggccatctgcaagcccctgcaGTACGGGACCCTCctgagcagcagagcttgtgtccacatggcagcagctgcctggggcactgggtttctcaatgctctgctgcacacagccaatacattttcactactCCTCTGCcgaggcaatgctgtggagcagttcttctgtgaaatccccccgatcctcaagctctcctgctcagaCTCCTGTCTCAGGGAAGTTGGAATTCTTGTGCTTGGGACATGTTTTTCatttggctgttttgttttcattgtggagTCCTGTGTGCAGATCTTCAGGGCCATGCTGaggatcccctctgagcagggatgcgacaaagccttttccacgtGCCTCCCTCACCTGATTGTGGTCTCCCTGTTTGTCAGCACTGCAGTATTTACCTACCTAAAGCCCCCCTCCATGTCTTCCCCATTGCTGGATCTGGTAGTGTCAGTGCTGTACTCGGTGATGCCTCCAGTAGTGAACCCcctcatctacagcctgaggaaccaggagctcaaggatgctgtgaggaagcTGTTGACTGGCTGTGTTTCAGCAGGCAtacactgcctgctttcctccaCAAAGGGCTCCCAGTGTAGGTCATGACACGCCATGTCTGGTTTTCCTGCTTTacatttgtttctctcttccacTTGTGATGTTGTTGTCTTCAAAGATATGTCAATATTCATCATCACCTACTACTTCAGTATCTGCCCCTTTTGTATAATCCACAGACTTTGTGTCAATGGGGGTCTCTTATTGTGTTAGAGCAAAATAAATGGATGATCCTGTAGGAACATTGTTCTCTGAGATCCATCCTCAGCATAGCTGAAATGAAAGgggaatgaaatcagctttctggctgctccagctctgagatggctgctctgtgcctggagcaATAAGAGCTCTTCAGGAGCCCAAGGGCCAGGGCTGTTGTGCTGGTGTGGAGAGATGGGATGGCAATATCCACCCTACTGCTGGGCTCAGTCTTTAAACTTGGGTTTTAACCACAACAGTACTCTTGCTCTAACAGTTAATGAGCCCCCAGTGACACCACAAGCATCAGCACAATCCAGGTGCCTGCTCTGGCCTGTCATCTGCGCAGCCACCCATGAGACCAGTAACATCTGCATAaggcaggggctgctcctgccctgccaccttctcagcacctctgacaccagcagctcctgcacacacaaggtTCCTGCTTagccccagcacctctgcaggcagaggtgagCTCTAAGCACGTGAGCCTCCTTCTCACTTCTCCCCTGCTCCTACTACAACTGGGATGTCCCCAGCACCAGTACAAGCCAgggtcctgctcctgccctaTAGCTGCACTGCAAACAGTGACATCGTGAGCCCCTGCACCAACTGCATTCATTTCCAACCAGCTCCTGAGCTaccagtgacagcaccagcagatgCGTgaggcaggggctgctcctACCTCATCAACTGCTCAGGCACCCCGACACCATCAGCACCTGCTCttaagctgtgtggtgctgagttaccgctgggttaaaccatgacacgGTGTCATGACTGGTCCCTGCATTCCTGCTCACACCCTGCACGGTCCCTCCAGTGTGGGCCTGGGCTTTGGGCCTGCACAGACTCAGAGATACCCACTTGGCCATTCCAGCCTTGGGCCTCTCCAGATCCTggtgccctcctcctcctccttgctcaCCCCACATAGAATGGACCAGCAAAGCACCTACATACGttcaacccaaacaaacacGTGAAACTGCGCACACAGCAAAGAGCCAGGAGCAGAGTTTGATCAGTGTCGCAGTTTAACTCCAGTGGGCAGCAAAACACACAGAGgtgctcactcactccccatTGGCAGGATGGGAGGGAGCATTGGGAAGGGCAAAGGGAGACAACTCACGGGTTgaggtaaagacagtttaattCGTAAAGCAATATCCTCACACGCAGCAaggcaaaataaggaattcatcAGTGCTTCACACAGGCATGCAGAtattcagccttctccaggcagcAAGGCTCTATCACGTGTAATAGTGACTTAGGAAGGCAAACGCCATCCCTCTGaaccttccttcttcttccctcagTGTTTaatactgagcatgatgcccTGTGGAAGAgcctttggtcagttggggtcagctgtcccagctgggcagagtgagaagcagaaaaggtctCGATGTTGTTCAagccctgctcagcagtgactaaatcactgctgtggtatcaacactgttttcatcacCAATCTAGAACACAGCCCCATATCAGTCACTGTGAACATGTTTTAACTCCGCCCACACTGAATCCAGTGTAACAGCAGGACAGAGCACGGTGATCAGGCACAGTTTGGCCACACCAGCACTGACCATCCACCTCCTCACATGAAGCTGGCTCCTTGCagccccctcctccctgctcttccACAGGCTGCTTCTCCCACAATCCACGTTTACCCTTCCCTTATTCTGCCCAACTCTCCTCCCCAGTTCTTAAACAGCAGTAACTTTTTCTCCAATGGCCTCAGCTTTTCTCCATTTGTACTCACATGCAAAAGTTTGGATACCATTGCCTGGGTCCTCTGGGCCTCCAGTGGCATCACTGATGGCTTCCCAAGGCACTGATGGCCCTGCAGGACGTGGCTGCTCAGAAtgtccccagtgctgccctCTGGGAGTTTGGCCACTTCTCATATCTGCAGCTGCCTGAGAGACCCAGCCAGGACACACGGTGCTGCCCATACTCCTGGTCCCTTCTCACACTCCTCTCTGCCACTTCCCACAGTTTCTCATGCCGCATCCCATAGTTTCCCAGGGCACGTACTGGGCCCCAGGGTGGAAATGGCCTCACAATCCGCCCCCCAGCCACGTCATCCTCACTGTCCTCTGCGTCTTCGTTCTCCCAAGCtctcagcactgctgggtgGGTTTCCGGACACTCCAGGAACAAAAACTGGGCCTTCCTCAGCACCAGCAGTTGGGTGTGGAGGAccacttggaacaaaatggacacatgaGCGATCCAGGACTCATGTCAATAGCAAGAGTTTGAGTTAGGCCTCACGGCCTAGCATCAAGGTCATCTAAAAGACACTTGCAggggcagaatgagaaagttggctcaagaaaaacaactcccGGATGTGGAATGCAAAACTTGGCAAACATAAGGACTTATAAGGCCTTCgcgtgaactgaaagctttagccaaTCATAAGCTGTATCTATGCATGTGTCTTGCTAAGCTCAACCAATTAGGATTGTATAAGGTCCGCGTGGACactcagagagaatatataaacagctaTCTGGGCTTAATAAagtgtcagcatttaatcatattggttgTCATGCTGTCCGTTTATCTCCCGCAAATGGCGCCTGAACAGGGACCCTCTCGCTGTTGCTTTAACTGAGTGATGAAGACAGCTGAATAGGAGGGTGAGCGGGAAAGCCGACTGGAGTAGTTGCTGTCCCGGCAACTGTTTAAAGGAGTGCACTCAGTGAACCGCGATCCGAAGGACGCGAAGCTGCTCGCGGAGCAAAGCCGCCAGGAGGGCGAAGCCGTGACTGCCGTCACAAAGACTAGCCGTGACTGCCGTCGCGAAGACTACAGAGGAAATCTCGCCTGAAGCAGGTGAGCGGCCGGGGAGGAGATGGGAGTCTCACTGTCTAAAGAAGAGGTAGCAATAGTAAAGCTCCTCCAacatatactctctaagagaggaattaaacactACGAGCTTGTGCTCCGAAACttattaatatggtgccgaGAGAACGGGTTCCCTCCAGATCCACAGACTGCTTTTAAGgtcgaaacttgggaaaaggttggggaacggATAACCGACGGCAACAGAGAAGCTAAGGGACTAAcaacaacttggaagctgattctaatgACCCTTCAAGCAATGAGGGCAGTGCagtcagctgctgctggagcttttatagctttacagccctCATCAtctaagatcaaagttttcgatcggctccctgtcccttcccccgctgccccgTCGGCACCTCTGACAGAGGACGAGGTGGATGCCCAAAAAGACGAGGGCGTGGAAGTGGATGAATCCTGGTCCGTACCACTGCCTCCCGACCCCTGCATAGAAAAGCCGCCCAGGGGAGAGCCGCCGCCTGTCCCGCCCGACccatctcactccaagagccagccatcgctttttccacctctccctccgtcCATGCCTCCCCCACCAACATCTCTGCGAAAATCATCCACgctcgagccccacagggaaccgGACTGGGCGCAGAAACTACTTCGAaagttggaggacttggaaagTGATAAGATCGCTAGAGAAGGAcacaggggggaggaggagggcacgGCAGCAAGCTgcgggaagctccagggggtgg is drawn from Strigops habroptila isolate Jane chromosome 13, bStrHab1.2.pri, whole genome shotgun sequence and contains these coding sequences:
- the LOC115615364 gene encoding olfactory receptor 14C36-like, encoding MTVPCAQRQQMSNGSSITQFLLLPFADMWELQLCHFWLFLGISLAALLGNGLIITSTACDQHLHTPMYFFLLNLSLLDLGSISTTVPKSMANSLWDTRAISYSSCAAQAFFFLFFIIAEFYLLTVMSYNRYVAICKPLQYGTLLSSRACVHMAAAAWGTGFLNALLHTANTFSLLLCRGNAVEQFFCEIPPILKLSCSDSCLREVGILVLGTCFSFGCFVFIVESCVQIFRAMLRIPSEQGCDKAFSTCLPHLIVVSLFVSTAVFTYLKPPSMSSPLLDLVVSVLYSVMPPVVNPLIYSLRNQELKDAVRKLLTGCVSAGIHCLLSSTKGSQCRS